The genomic stretch atattttttagtcaaaattaacttacaTTAAAGCATgttattgatattttaatttttgataattttttaatcttgatagagttttttttttttttttttttttgagaaaatcttGATAGAGGTTAAAGACTGccaaattatagaaatttaaGAATTGtgaaaaaacaaagaagatcATGGAGGTATTGTTTTGGAAGAGACGCTCTTAGAAATATTTCATTTAATATTAGctttataaaaatgtatagaaaaatCATCAACTTTTCTTACTCTCGCATAGTAGGCTACTGTACGTGTGGTATTTTAAGCATAACTCTATTCATAGAGATTTGATTGAGTAAATTAAGGAAGTGTTGGAAAGATGACTCATGAAGTTACATCTTTCTAGAAGAAACCATTCTCATATTGAAATAATAAGATGCTCAGTAATTGGGTTATTGAAGACAGACTTGAAAATTTGTCAAGTTTCTTTGTCtcaatcattattttatatatctcCATAAGTGGTGgggtaaaattatattattctttcAAAGGGATTAGACAGTTCACTCAAAGAATTTTTAACATATTGTTACAAAAACTGTAGTCCAACCTTAAAGAAATCAGTTACCAATCTTTATGAATGGGAGTTAGCACCAAAATGCATGAGGGATTAGAGTAAAGAAGTCATAAGACATATTATATTGATATTGATAGAAGATGAGTTAGTTCAGAAGAGATAATTGAACAAATGATATGTCTTGACAGAAAGCGCATATTAGCAAAAGAGAAAACGGATAAAAAGAAATGGTCAATCAACTTTTACTAGAGGCATACATCAATAGAAGAAAAGATagaatcatttaaaaaaaaaaaaattaatcgaGTAGAAAATATGTCTTGGTCGAAGATATACATTaaaagaaaatggagagaaaatATATCCATACTGTTTTCCGAGGAAAGAAAGGGCATTTTAAAAAATGCCTTagttagtctttaaaaaaaaaaaatgccttaGTTACCGGTTAAGGACAAGCAAAAGTAGCCTTCCCAAATGGCATACCTAGTCACCATGCCTAATATGGCTTTGTGTGTTTGAAgatttattcatattttaagTTTTCAGTGGATTGGTTAGTGATGAGTGATGTCACCCATAATACATCGcatcttttaattatataaaataaagcaacACATCATCATATCAAATAAAGCATTAGATTGTAATTActtaacatttaaattaatcattttttttatctctcaacattttttttttatttatgagaaaGTTCACAAATGGTACGCCGCTCAGAATGAAACTTAAGTTGTTTATAATTAACTAGTTCAAATTATGTAAACTAATAAATAGTCTCGATCACATAGAGTCAAACTTTGAAACTTTGTGATTATCAATCTAATTATCCGACTAACTTAGTTGGATTTGCCTCCAATTTCTGAACAactaacttttaaattaaccaaatCTGCTAATATAAAAAGTTCAAAAAGTCTTTACACCAAacttcactattttttttctatgaggGCATTTCAAACATTTGAGGTTGAATTTGGTTTACCTGAAAATATCAAGCAgtaaaaaaagtcatattaatagtttaaaaaaaattaagaaaaaggaATATAATGTCATTCATAGTTGAATGACCGGATGTGAAATCAATTCTTGTTAGCAtatttaagttattttattttagtatcaTAAAATAGTCCAAATAAACTCTAAACTATTATGAATTTTCAATTACacccttaaaaaaattatatttacctCTGAAATCTTGTATTAATATAAGTAACTACGACTCACTTTAAAccaaatgtatattatattattactagtcTTTTCCATGCGTAATACACAAAAATAGATGCTCAATACTAATACTCAAAACTACAATCTTAGTTATATTGAAAGATATTTtttaaaggaataaggttcaaattggccactaaacgtaacctgaaattgcaattaagccattggacgaaaaaaatatgcaattaagtcactgaacactccaaatgcatgcaattttcaaatgcatgcaatttcacctgatagcagattacctttcatttcatcaggttgcctgcttacatggatggtgatgtgatattttaaaataatattttaataataaatagaaaaaattaaaaattttaaaaatattaatttttaaatattattttttaatatttttaatattattttttaatatttttaatattattttttaatattttttaatatttttaatattaaatttttaatatcttaatattttaattaatttttatttttaaagtttattacttaataaatattaaaattaaaaaatattaattttttaatatcaattttttaatatttgttattattaatatttttaatttttaattttaaagtttattattaaaaagataTTTTATAATGTCGACTCACCATCCAAGTAAGCATGCAatctgatgaaatggaaggtaacctgctatcaggtgaaactgcatgcatttggagtgttcagtggcctaattgcacatttttttcgttcagtgacctaattgcattttcaggttacgttcagtagtcaatttgaaccttattccttttttaaaatagtgcatacattttttttaaaatcatagttgtaaaatttatattatattaaaaatataattgataattctgattataattatagtatgatttataattgttaaaataaaaaatttaaatagagtaaatgattaaatataattgtgGTAACATCTCatatatacttgtatccttgaaGACAAAAGGCAATTTCTCAGAAATATAATTATGGGAGACAGACATGTCCCAATTCATCTTTGTCTTGGAGACAAAGACGAGTATAGTCTCTAATTTGTTTCCTTGAAGACAAAGGCAAAATTGTTGACATGAACTCATGATAGAgagagtttttattttttataatatataatataataagtaataattttgttgttattattattttgaagagTTCATTCCAAGTCctttattattgatatttatcaatttttatcatcaactttcaatttaaccatAAATAATCCtttgattattaatttattttaaatttggtcTTCCggttaaatatcaatttaataaacattaaatttaagatAATAATGTAACAATTTTAGTTCTTCACATCCATTCCACTAATGATAAActcaatataataaatttatgaaCTCAATTTGTCCATCTCAACAAGAAgtcaatttttacattatttttcttaaatttaatgtttactaaatgGATATTTAATTGAAAGatcaaatttatataaaaaaaaaaaataatagtcaagAGACAatttatggtcaaattgaaagtcgataatgaaaattgataaaaatcaatagtcaacTGACCATTTATTGATAGCTTGTACTATTGATCAATCATGTTTACAAAGTAAAAGGAGATATGTATTTATAACGATATAAGAGATAGTCCTAACTATAGCAAGACTAGTAAAAGTAGAATTACAATAATATGAGATAGAGTGAAAATCCTAAACCGATAAAATATAGAgtcttaattttaatataactaaccctattacattgtagtatatgttcatacatactttctcaacttattgaagcacaatgAGTTAGctaatatcgcctccactaagacttgatcacatgacctcccatatgaaaGAGCTattacatgtcatctgagcacaaggtgcttggcaaatATAAAGtcttaataaacataaataatgtaatatattgtACATTAAGGTAGCCTACATTGGCCTaacccattttttattttttagtattcaaTAACCTCCTACTCTAGTATAGAGTTATTGTTGATGTTCATTTGGAGAGTTGTCCCAAAATTTGTTACTTCAATACAACTAGatttaaaactcaaaattttacttacataaaaaaaaatagctctTCTAATCAGCATCGTttttctcttcaaaaaaaaaaaaaaaaaaaaaaaaaaaaaaaaaaaaaaaaaaaaaaaaaaaNNNNNNNNNNNNNNNNNNNNNNNNNNNNNNNNNNNNNNNNNNNNNNNNNNNNNNNNNNNNNNNNNNNNNNNNNNNNNNNNNNNNNNNNNNNNNNNNNNNNNNNNNNNNNNNNNNNNNNNNNNNNNNNNNNNNNNNNNNNNNNNNNNNNNNNNNNNNNNNNNNNNNNNNNNNNNNNNNNNNNNNNNNNNNNNNNNNNNNNNNNNNNNNNNNNNNNNNNNNNNNNNNNNNNNNNNNNNNNNNNNNNNNNNNNNNNNNNNNNNNNNNNNNNNNNNNNNNNNNNNNNNNNNNNNNNNNNNNNNNNNNNNNNNNNNNNNNNNNNNNNNNNNNNNNNNNNNNNNNNNNNNNNNNNNNNNNNNNNNNNNNNNNNNNNNNNNNNNNNNNNNNNNNNNNNNNNNNNNNNNNNNNNNNNNNNNNNNNNNNNNNNNNNNNNNNNNNNNNNNNNNNNNNNNNNNNNNNNNNNNNNNNNNNNNNNNNNNNNNNNNNNNNNNNNNNNNNNNNNNNNNNNNNNNNNNNNNNNNNNNNNNNNNNNNNNNNNNNNNNNNNNNNNNNNNNNNNNNNNNNNNNNNNNNNNNNNNNNNNNNNNNNNNNNNNNNNNNNNNNNNNNNNNNNNaaaaaaaaaaaaaaaaaaaaaaaaaaaaaaaaaaaaaaaaaactcgagTCACAATTCAATCCAGCTTTTGAGCTTCAATTGTTCAAAGTCACACttaaatgatttaataaagAGATAATATCAAATGGTTGTCTGAATATTGTACTATCACTCTTTTTAGTCTTTGACTTTCAGTTTGACAAAAACGCGTAccttgactttcattttttaccacaaatagtcctccgttaaaatttttgttaaatgaGTGTTAAATCTATGACAATTAtcgtcaaattaattaatatgattatgattatctCTTTTAGAGAATTATGTGAGTTAATTTAATATGATTATAATAGCCATGGCGTATGTAAACCTTATCCTGGGGCAACATAGGTGACAATGATAAAGATAATATGCAGTTCAGCTCGCTTAGTAGGCTACCCTCTGATAAACCAATAAAAGTTATAAGATCAGGTGTGTATTTTAAAGTgggaatataattatattgtcaatgcacaaaagaatggAGATGAAGATTCAGGTGATGTGCAAGATATTCCAaccagagttttttttttagtactactaactctgttacaaccAGAGTTAGTCTTGTCTTTGTTTGGCCAGATTATTAATGACTAGAGATAAAGATTCAGGTCTTGTCTTTGTTTGGCCAGATCATTAATGACTGGAGATGAAGATTCAGGTGGTGTGCAAGATATTCCAACCAGAGGTATTAGTCTTGTCTTTGTTTGGCCAGATCATTAATGATGTTATagaagctttaagttcattCCTTCAAGGAACCTAACTTccaatttgtgaaacagtctgtaattcaagttttctatagtaTAGCTAGGTAAGTTGTTTGACTTGTTTCTGTGTCAAGACTGTAAAGAGTGGTTTGCTATTCCATCGAACTTTGTTGTAAACAATTCATgttatgatttaatgaattaactACTTCCTTTTAAAGAAATAAGTACTAacacaatagtcagaggaccatatGTTATATGTAGTAGTATTAACTTGTTTAAGGTTAGATTTTATTACAAATCAGCCACTCGgagaatcaattttttttttttttttggaataagagAGTCAAGTAAGTTAAGTATACAAATTGTTAAACATTTTGTTATAATTCCCAAAAGTGGAGAAACGACCAGAATTAGAAATGGCTGAAATATAAACCAAAACTAACTATAACATTTAGAAATAAATTCTTTGGCCTGCAATAAAATGTTGTCACACTACTACCACTCGGGAAAGCCCGCCTTGTAATCCTAGCCAGCAAAGAATCACAAGGTGATAAACCGGCTGACTCAAACTAAAAAATGGCAATAGACAGCTCTTACAGAAAGTCGAAGTCAATTGTCCAACCAACTCAACTGAAGATACCTTGTAAGAATTTTGCTctgaatcttcttcttcttcttctaccaaATGCTTGAGACAGTagctaactttttttccatgaTTGAAGATCAATGATGATAAAGCTGAGAAGTTAACTCAAAAGAGGCCTTTGCATCAACCTGCAGCACTAGCCAGATATACAAAGATCAAGTATCTACATTGTTCTCATCATGCAGAACCTAGGCTGCAACTAAATTACTTGCTCATAAAGTCATAGGtaaagaacaaaacaaattgAAGCCAGGACTGATTAACATGCAGCTTTCGAAACAATTTTAAGCAAAATACTCCTTACAAGCATAATCTGATAACAACCACATGATATTCAAATATGCAGTAGCTCCAAACACTTGCATAAGGTAAATCAAGCCGGTTATCCTGTTTGAATAAAGATCTGCATGATATTTGCAGCAGAATAGTAAATTTAAAGAAACGTGCACAAGGAAATGAAACCGAACAAATGAAGCAATGAAACTAGAGTCTTCTATCGCACAACAATCTTACCTCGGGGATCCTTTTCTATCTTGGCAGCAAACTGTCCAATTGAACCAGGATGCAACTTTACATTACCATCAAGGAACAATACATACACTTGAAACGcctaaatatataatagatatatactataaaaattCCAATAGTGTCATCTTGCCCCACTGGTATAAGGGAGGATTCACCACCGATTCACTAAAAACATAACATTATCATGTTACTATGTTAAGAATCAATTTTCCAGAACCTTGAACTTGCCTTTGTTTACAAAGAGGTTGTTTCAATGGCTCAAATACATGAGCAAAATGATCAAAAGAGGAGCACTTGAACAGTAGACCAAGTGAAGCGTTAAAGAGTTAATGTATATGATGACAATATTCTTTCCTCAGTAAGATCATTAAATTAGAGACTTAGAACAAAAGAGAAGTTTGTTAATCACAAACTCTCATGGAATACATGAAATTGATTTAAAGTAACTTACAACCTGATTTTATAAAACTAGAGGATTAGTTTGCTTGTCCAGCAACTGACTATTTGTACGGTAGTTTCTGCCAATCAAGTAATGAAGGAGGACACCTGCTGCAACGCTTACATTCAAGCTCTCTACGGCCATGAATGGCTTGAAGTTACGACTAGAATAGTCGTTATCTGTTTCAGCATCTATTGCATCTTCATCTCCCTTTGCAGTTATATCGACTGGGATGTTACCTGGAATCATAACCAGTTGAGTACATGACCTCTCGACCAATGGCCTCAAACCGGTGCCCTCACTGCCCAAAACAAGAATTGTAGGAACACCCTGTTCAACCTCATTCAAAGGAACGGCTCTTGAAGATACTGAGCCTCCTAAAACCCGCCAACCATTATCAGCCGAAGATGTCAAGAACTGCATCATATTCTTGCAAGATCTAACCTCCATTAACTCGAGAGAGCCTGCACTTGCTTTGCTCACAACCCCACTCAAGGGAGCAGAGTTCTTAGCGCACAAAACCACCCCTGAAGCTCCAAAGAAGTAAGCAGATCGAATAATTGCTCCTAGATTCTGAGGATCAGTTACCTCATCCAGAGCTACCCAAAGAGGGGCATCCTCTCCCTCAACCAAAACAGGTTCTAATTCTCTAATGCTAACCATTTCTAATGGTGAAGCATCAAGGACTAACCCTTGGTGGGGCCTGTTATCAGCAACCATGTTCAGGTCATGTTTAGACACCTCCTTTGTACACAAACCAATTTTTTCGGCCATCTTCAAAACTCTCTCAACTCCTTTCTTATCCTTCTTCTTCCTATTGTTTCCACTCAAATCCAACCCTTCTTGAACATACAAAGCATAGAATTCCCTCCTTTCAGCAGATAAAGCAGCCAAAACCGGACCAACCCCATAAACCCCTTCACCAACCATTT from Ipomoea triloba cultivar NCNSP0323 chromosome 12, ASM357664v1 encodes the following:
- the LOC116000449 gene encoding uncharacterized protein LOC116000449, coding for MLKQLHTKPQSLLIMCHPKALSPTLALKSGNFPNGFTGKSQEKCPLLNLIHISVNNLKFSSGIFAGSCQLISGRCFSSSYSGKGARGNGKNLPWLAIDKSKQAKSSEKVMAMRTSRSAWEESAEKYLKGGVSSVEDVEVRRYDGRRNEGKDKDYGGEVEEEEETEEIDDPRWDKIKNRFNRVKVTNGSDRPAVKRWNNQENWGRKTWKEATESTVPKMVGEGVYGVGPVLAALSAERREFYALYVQEGLDLSGNNRKKKDKKGVERVLKMAEKIGLCTKEVSKHDLNMVADNRPHQGLVLDASPLEMVSIRELEPVLVEGEDAPLWVALDEVTDPQNLGAIIRSAYFFGASGVVLCAKNSAPLSGVVSKASAGSLELMEVRSCKNMMQFLTSSADNGWRVLGGSVSSRAVPLNEVEQGVPTILVLGSEGTGLRPLVERSCTQLVMIPGNIPVDITAKGDEDAIDAETDNDYSSRNFKPFMAVESLNVSVAAGVLLHYLIGRNYRTNSQLLDKQTNPLVL